A stretch of DNA from uncultured Methanobrevibacter sp.:
AAGCTTTCTCACCCTTAGGAAATTCAACCAATTTCTTTCCATTATACACATCAAATTCATGAATATTAGATAAAATTTCAACTACGAATTCATCGAAAGGTTTTTTAGTAATATGCCTTAAATCATTCATAACAAATGTGAATAAACCTTTTTGAGCATTTAAATTAGGGTTAGAATTATACTCTGGACGATAATGTTTAATAGCAAAAGTATTATTTTCTGATATTAAATAATCCATTTCTAGAGATCTGTAATTAAAAGCCCATAATACTGCATTACTTGGTTTTTCATTACATAAATACTCTTTATTTAAAATATTTTTTACAGCAAAATATAATGAAACTTTATAATCATATGACCAATCTAAAGCACGAGTTGGAACACCATAATGTTGAGCTAATGAAATTAATTCAAAATAATTAGGATTAGGCCAATAAAATCTGGGTTTATCTTCAATTTTATCATTATGATCTAATAATTTTCTAATATCTTGACTCGCAGGAATTTTTAACCCTACCTTATCACCTTTATCAAAAAATTTCATTAAGGCATTAACTTCTTTAAAGTATTGGAATTCTTCAACAGAAGATACATTAGAATAATATCCATCAATGTTATTCCCTTCCTTATCTTTAGAAATAAATGTAATTGCTCCAGGGATATCTCTATTCTCATCAAAACACAAACCATGTTTCACAGCATGATTATAACTAATTTGCAAAGTTTTTTTAAAATCTTCATCAACATAATTATTTAATCTATCATCATCTCTTAATGCTGAAGGAATTAATTTAAAATCTTCATTTTCAACACCTCTAAAAATAAATTTATCTCTGAGATCGTCACATAAATCAGTTTTTCCTTGAATAATTTTGACTAATTCATCATAACTATTAATTTTAATTTCTTCAATATATTCCGTATTTAACAAAAAACCACCTAATGATTAATAAAAAATAAATGAATTTTCATTTTCCTAAATTTTTTTAACTGGAAATTTGATTCATATAAATTATTTAAATAAGTTTAAATTTAATTATTTTAATATGCTAACACATAATAATCATTAATTCTAAAATTTAATTATGAAGGCAAATAAAATAATAAAACTCCCAATTCAATACGTATATCCTTATTATTTTCTGCAGCCATAATAAATCTAAAATAATTTTTATGAGGTTTATTTCTGGAACTAATATAATTCGGATGATCCATTGTAACATCTTCTATTTTATTAAGAATATTTGAAAAATTTTTTCCTTTTACAAAGATTATTAATGCTGATTTAGTATCTTTCCATCTTAAATAACCTAAAAGTTGGGTAATCGCTTCTAAATATTTCTTAGGCCCGCGCCAAATTTTACATTCTGCAATGAATAATATATTTGAATTATGTGTAATTAAAATATCGGTTTTTCCCTTTTTATTAAATGTTTCAGCAGTTACACTATCTACACATAACCCATTTAAATGAGAAACTAATATGCTTCTTAACTCTTCTTCATTATGATTAGAATATACATCAGGAAATTTCTCAAACTCAGAACCAAATAAATAAATCTCATTTAGAATTCTTTCATAATTTGCATTGCCTAAAACTACTTTCTCCTCATCATTGTAATCACTTAAATCATCCCTATATTTAATTTTATCTTTAAATGGTATAAAATATTCTTTAAAATTAGATTTATTTTCCAGTACTTCAACTCCCAAGTTCTCTAATAAATCATTTTCATTATTAAACTTTGATTCATAAAAATCATATAATCTAAAAATTTTCTGTTTAATCTCCAAATTATATTTTTCAATGTCTTTATTTACATTCTCAACCATGAAAAATAAATAATCCTTATTTCTATTAAATACTTCCTTTAATGATGAATCATCATGATATTCAATATCAAAACATAATAACTCATTATTTAAATAATTTGAAAAATAAGCTTCAAAAACATGAAGATTGTATCTAGAAGGTTTTACCCTGAATAAATTTTTATCACCAGAAAACATTACTCCAAAAGTATAAACTGGTTTTTTTATCTCTCTCCCAAAAAAATTTGTAGTGACATGAAACTTATCTTTAGAAAGTAACTTAATTTTCTCATCAACTTCTAAAAAAGAAATTGAAAATTCCTTAAATAATTCCATACAAACAACATCTTTATTCCTATTAAAAAAATTTTGATTTTGATTTTTTGAAAAATATTCTTCAATATCAGCATATATGTCATTTACATAACTGTAAAAATCATCCTCAAAGAATAAATTAAACATTTTTTTACTCCTAATATAAACTAATTAATTATATTTTTTAAAATTAACACGACACCAGTTAAACTTTTGGAAGTATGTTGAATATGTACACATGAATCTTCATTGTTTAATCTAAATAACCCATTAAAGCAAGTTTTATTCATAAAAATGGTATAACCTGCCCCTTTGGATGTATTCTTCATTATAATTTTCAAAATCAAAACAAGGAATAGCTTCATTAAACTTT
This window harbors:
- a CDS encoding FRG domain-containing protein, whose amino-acid sequence is MLNTEYIEEIKINSYDELVKIIQGKTDLCDDLRDKFIFRGVENEDFKLIPSALRDDDRLNNYVDEDFKKTLQISYNHAVKHGLCFDENRDIPGAITFISKDKEGNNIDGYYSNVSSVEEFQYFKEVNALMKFFDKGDKVGLKIPASQDIRKLLDHNDKIEDKPRFYWPNPNYFELISLAQHYGVPTRALDWSYDYKVSLYFAVKNILNKEYLCNEKPSNAVLWAFNYRSLEMDYLISENNTFAIKHYRPEYNSNPNLNAQKGLFTFVMNDLRHITKKPFDEFVVEILSNIHEFDVYNGKKLVEFPKGEKAFYKFIIPEEIKPEILNELYFEGYSEEYLFPGYSGVTQSIENRVKLDKLLLKNINCNKKNVLLVMGEEKIEKIKNGEKSYEFKRYNFSQEIDNIFIYSKESKEVIGCFRGNKIFANTPFYFWKNFSEKSGLTEKELFDYFEYKGWGWAIKINDLRIFENPIKIYNFKEPGNYCYIENREELKFLLNFK